From one Cynocephalus volans isolate mCynVol1 chromosome X, mCynVol1.pri, whole genome shotgun sequence genomic stretch:
- the LOC134367837 gene encoding probable ATP-dependent RNA helicase DDX53, whose product MSRVPDWKRAERSPGAPGASCDDRSDRGSSWNGPSGGLGPRAAGSHEPPLCFRLENHLVGSVIGRGGSKIKDLQRSTNTKIQIIRGDCEAVVKIFGSKDMKAKAKAAIDTLIKRQERYRSESDVDNAASQPPVGRDVSTVNVVREAPPLIDWDRIKAEAIAWEKRKWADLPPIKKDFYTESKATSSMSKEQVDKWRKENYNVMCDDLKDGEKRPIPNPACEFEDAFRPYTELMKSITRAGFQKPTPVQAQAWPIALKGVDLIGVAQNGTGKTLSYLMPGFIHLDGQPISREQRNGPGMLVLTPTRELALQVEAECSKYSYKGLKSICIYGGRKREGQIQGITKGVDIIIATPGRLYDLQMNKFVDLQSITYLVLDEADKMLDLGFEPQIKKILLDVRPDRQTVMTSATWPDSVRRLAQSYLKEPMIVYVGTLDPVAVNTVKQDIIVTTEAEKRALIQEFLENMSPKDKVIVFVNRKLVVDDLSSDFGIQGLPVQSLHGDREQCDREEALEDFKSGKVKILITTDLASRGLDVNDITHVYNYDFPQKTEEYIHRVGRTGRSGKTGISISLITQDNSKIANELIQILKRANQSVPEDLVVMAKRYNFQKQ is encoded by the coding sequence ATGTCCCGGGTCCCGGACTGGAAGAGGGCAGAGCGTAGTCCAGGAGCTCCTGGGGCCAGCTGCGATGACAGAAGTGACAGAGGCAGCAGTTGGAATGGCCCCTCAGGCGGTTTGGGTCCTAGAGCCGCAGGCTCCCATGAACCACCACTCTGCTTTAGACTGGAGAACCACCTGGTTGGCTCAGTCATTGGTCGTGGtgggtcaaaaataaaagacctacagCGTTCGACAAAcactaaaatacagataataaggGGAGATTGCGAAGCAGTAGTGAAAATTTTTGGCAGCAAAGATATGAAAGCAAAGGCCAAGGCAGCTATAGATACTcttattaaaagacaagaaaggtaCCGTTCAGAATCGGATGTGGATAATGCTGCGTCCCAACCTCCTGTTGGGAGAGACGTAAGCACAGTTAACGTTGTCAGAGAAGCTCCGCCATTGATTGATTGGGATCGTATTAAGGCAGAAGCCATAgcgtgggaaaaaagaaaatgggcagATTTACCACCAATTAAGAAAGACTTTTACACAGAATCCAAAGCTACAAGCTCCATGTCTAAAGAACAGGTAGacaagtggaggaaagaaaattacaacgtAATGTGTGATGACTTGAAAGATGGTGAGAAGCGTCCCATCCCTAATCCAGCTTGTGAATTTGAGGACGCTTTCCGTCCATACACAGAACTTATGAAAAGCATAACAAGGGCGGGTTTTCAAAAACCAACACCAGTTCAGGCACAGGCATGGCCCATTGCCTTAAAAGGAGTAGATCTTATAGGAGTTGCCCAAAATGGCACAGGCAAAACATTGTCCTACTTGATGCCTGGGTTTATTCATCTTGATGGTCAACCGATATCTAGAGAACAAAGGAATGGACCTGGCATGCTAGTCCTCACTCCCACCAGAGAATTAGCTCTTCAGGTGGAAGCTGAATgttctaaatattcatataaaggtcTGAAAAGTATTTGTATATACGGTGGTAGAAAGAGAGAAGGACAAATTCAAGGCATTACCAAAGGTGTAGATATCATCATTGCAACTCCTGGAAGACTCTATGACCTGCAAATGAATAAGTTTGTTGACCTACAAAGCATAACCTACTTGGTCTTAGATGAGGCAGATAAAATGCTAGATCTGGGGTTTGAGCCccagattaagaaaattttgttagatgtgCGCCCAGATCGGCAGACTGTTATGACAAGTGCAACTTGGCCAGATTCTGTCCGTAGACTTGCACAGTCTTATTTGAAAGAGCCTATGATTGTTTATGTTGGCACTCTGGATCCAGTTGCTGTAAACACAGTGAAGCAAGATATAATCGttaccacagaagcagaaaaacgaGCTCTTATCCAAGAATTCCTTGAGAATATGTCACCGAAAGACAAAGTCATAGTGTTTGTCAACCGAAAACTTGTTGTTGATGACTTATCAAgtgattttggtatccaaggcCTCCCTGTGCAATCACTACATGGTGACAGAGAGCAATGTGATCGAGAGGAAGCATTAGAAgactttaaaagtggaaaagtgaAGATATTGATTACAACTGATTTAGCATCCCGAGGCCTTGATGTTAACGATATCACACACGTATATAACTATGATTTCCCACAAAAGACTGAAGAATATATCCACAGAGTAGGGCGTACTGGACGATCAGGAAAGACTGGAATATCGATTTCCCTTATCACTCAAGATAATTCAAAGATTGCCAATGAATTGattcaaattctgaaaagagCAAATCAGAGTGTCCCAGAAGATCTTGTAGTGATGGCCAAGCGATATAACttccagaaacaataa